The genomic interval CTGGGGGCCGAGGTCCGTTCGGACGTCAACCTCGACACCCCCGCGCCTGAGCCACTCGACCCCCAACTCCGCAATGGACTCCGTGACCAGCACCCGGCCCAGGAACATTCAGACCTCCGCATCGAAACGTCCGGCCCCCGGACGCGCGGCTCGATGGTAGGACACCCGCGGCCCCGACCCGCGGGTCAGGCCGGGTCGATCCTGAAGATGTCGCCTCCGAGCGACATCGCATACAGCTCGCCGGACTGGTCCTGTCCGAACGAGCTCAGCTGGTCCACCTTCGGACCCAGGAACCTGTGTCCTTCCGCGCGGCCCCTGCGCTGGGCGAATGCCCGGATCGTCCCCTGGCAGAAGTCGGCGAACAAATAGGCGCCCTGGAGCGCCGGAATCCTGGAGCCGCGGTAGACGTAGCCGCCCGTCACGGCGCACCCCTCCTTCAGCGAGTACTCGTAGACGGGCGGGACGTGGCCCGGCGGCGGGTCTCCTTCAAAGCGGTGGGTGCCCTCGAGCCGGTCCCACCCGTAGTTCTCGCCGCCCTTGGACGCGGCGGACCGGAAGTTGACCTCCTCCCACGCGTTCTGCCCGACATCGGCGATGTACAGGTCGCCGGTGGACCTGTCGAAGGAGTACCGCCACGGGTTTCGCAGCCCGTAGGCCCAGATCTCGCCTCTGGCTCCGGACTTTCCGACGAACGGGTTGTCCGAGGGGATCCCGTAGTCGCGGCCGCCGGACGGGCGCGGGTTGATCCGCAGCATCTTGCCGAGCAGGGTGTCCAGCGACTGTGCGTTTCCGGCCGGGTCCCCGGAGCTTCCGCCGTCGCCGAGGCCGATCCACAGCTTGCCGTCGGGGCCGAAAGCCAGATGGCCGCCGTTGTGGTTGGCGAACGGCTGGTCAATGGCCAGGACGTCACGGGCCGATCCCGGGTCGGCGCGGCCCCCGGCCATCGCGTACTCGCGTATCCGGGTGTCACCGTCGCGGTTGGTGAAGTTGACATACAGGTACCGCCGGTCCGGCGAGATGGCCAGCCCAAGCAGTCCCTGCTCGAAGCCTGTGGAGACCTCTGAGGAGATGTCCAGCACCGGGGCCGGGTCGAGGTTGCCCGCGCGCAGAGCCCGGACTGTGCCGCCCTTTTCGGCCACGTACAGCGAGTCCT from Actinomycetota bacterium carries:
- a CDS encoding PQQ-dependent sugar dehydrogenase; amino-acid sequence: MEAPAGEDSLYVAEKGGTVRALRAGNLDPAPVLDISSEVSTGFEQGLLGLAISPDRRYLYVNFTNRDGDTRIREYAMAGGRADPGSARDVLAIDQPFANHNGGHLAFGPDGKLWIGLGDGGSSGDPAGNAQSLDTLLGKMLRINPRPSGGRDYGIPSDNPFVGKSGARGEIWAYGLRNPWRYSFDRSTGDLYIADVGQNAWEEVNFRSAASKGGENYGWDRLEGTHRFEGDPPPGHVPPVYEYSLKEGCAVTGGYVYRGSRIPALQGAYLFADFCQGTIRAFAQRRGRAEGHRFLGPKVDQLSSFGQDQSGELYAMSLGGDIFRIDPA